The Streptomyces cynarae genome contains a region encoding:
- a CDS encoding GntR family transcriptional regulator, whose product MAARHEEIADELRRAIDREEYTVGSRLPSETELAAHYAVSRGTVRQAVAALTAEGLIGSRQGARRVVLTSRRSQSFEELRSFAQWARAMGREATGHVVTQEHRPATKEDAVRLQLRAGTPVLHVLRVRGLDGEPVLLERTVYADWIAPAVEAIEPDCPSVTQRLFDDTGLVFAYGEHVIDAVAAGALDADLLGIRRTSPLLRVRRVTTTREGRPVEWSDDRYRSDAVSFSVHNSIGNNALARKTAE is encoded by the coding sequence ATGGCTGCGCGACACGAGGAGATCGCCGACGAGCTGCGGCGGGCGATCGACCGCGAGGAGTACACAGTCGGCAGTCGGCTGCCCTCGGAGACGGAGCTGGCTGCGCACTACGCCGTCTCGCGCGGCACCGTCCGCCAGGCGGTCGCGGCCCTCACCGCCGAGGGGCTCATCGGCTCCCGTCAGGGTGCCCGCAGGGTGGTCCTGACCAGCCGCCGCAGCCAGAGCTTCGAGGAGCTGCGCAGCTTCGCGCAATGGGCGCGGGCGATGGGCCGGGAGGCGACGGGACACGTCGTGACGCAGGAGCACCGCCCGGCGACGAAGGAGGACGCCGTCCGCCTGCAACTGCGCGCCGGTACGCCTGTGTTGCACGTGCTGCGGGTGCGCGGTCTGGACGGCGAGCCGGTACTGCTGGAGCGGACGGTGTACGCGGACTGGATCGCCCCGGCGGTCGAGGCCATCGAACCGGACTGTCCCTCCGTCACCCAGCGGCTCTTCGATGACACGGGCCTGGTCTTCGCATACGGCGAGCACGTCATCGACGCGGTCGCGGCGGGCGCCCTGGACGCCGACCTGCTCGGCATCCGCCGCACCAGCCCGCTGCTGCGCGTCCGCCGGGTCACGACCACCCGCGAGGGCCGCCCGGTGGAGTGGTCGGACGACCGCTACCGCTCGGACGCCGTGAGCTTCAGCGTGCACAACTCGATCGGCAACAACGCCCTGGCGCGCAAGACGGCCGAGTGA
- a CDS encoding amino acid permease: protein MLDQGAPPQSRSHPAPGVPGLGARLMRRKPVERLVAEGGQGEGGTLRRSLGLWQLTMISIGATLGTGIFVVLGEAVPKAGPAVTLSFVIAGLTALFSALSYAELAGTIPVSGSSYSYAYATMGELIAWICGWCLVLEYGVSVAAVAVGWGQYLNELLDGTIGVTIPAALSAPPGDGGVFNLPALIVVLLAMAFLLGGARESARANTIMVMVKIAALLLFCLIGIQGFRSGNYANFMPLGMAGVSAAGATLFFSYIGFDAASTAGEEAKNAQRDLPRAIMLSLVIVTALYVVVAAVAVGAKPWRRFNDSEAALAQIMKDVTGQTFWGTLLAACAVIAIASVVLTVLYGQTRILFAMSRDGLVPKVFSRVHPKTGTPRANTLIVSVFCGVLAAAIPLGQLADATSIGTLFAFALVNVAVVVLRRTRPYMTRTFRVPLSPVLPALGFAFCVWMMGSLSAVTWVVFGVWMAVGLVFYFLYGHRRSRLAAADPAGTEVVTEK from the coding sequence GTGCTCGACCAAGGCGCACCCCCGCAGTCCCGCAGTCATCCAGCCCCCGGCGTCCCCGGCCTCGGCGCGCGTCTGATGCGCCGCAAGCCGGTGGAACGCCTGGTCGCGGAGGGTGGCCAGGGCGAGGGAGGGACCCTGCGGCGGTCCCTCGGGCTGTGGCAGCTCACCATGATCAGCATCGGTGCCACGCTCGGCACCGGCATCTTCGTGGTCCTCGGCGAGGCCGTGCCGAAGGCCGGACCCGCCGTCACGCTCTCCTTCGTGATCGCCGGCCTCACCGCCCTCTTCTCCGCCCTGTCGTACGCCGAGCTGGCGGGCACGATCCCCGTCTCCGGATCCTCCTACTCGTACGCATACGCAACGATGGGCGAGCTGATCGCCTGGATCTGCGGCTGGTGCCTGGTCCTCGAGTACGGCGTGTCGGTGGCCGCCGTCGCCGTCGGCTGGGGCCAGTACCTCAACGAGCTGCTGGACGGCACCATCGGCGTCACCATCCCCGCCGCGCTGTCGGCGCCGCCCGGGGACGGCGGCGTGTTCAACCTGCCGGCGCTGATCGTCGTGCTGCTCGCCATGGCGTTCCTGCTCGGCGGAGCCAGGGAGTCCGCCCGGGCCAACACCATCATGGTCATGGTGAAGATCGCCGCGCTGCTGCTCTTCTGCCTGATCGGCATCCAGGGCTTCCGCTCCGGCAACTACGCGAACTTCATGCCGCTCGGCATGGCCGGCGTCAGTGCCGCGGGGGCCACGCTCTTCTTCTCCTACATCGGCTTCGACGCCGCCTCCACGGCCGGTGAGGAGGCGAAGAACGCGCAGCGCGACCTGCCGCGCGCCATCATGTTGTCGCTGGTCATCGTCACGGCGCTGTACGTCGTCGTCGCGGCCGTCGCCGTGGGCGCGAAGCCCTGGCGCCGGTTCAATGACTCCGAGGCCGCGCTCGCCCAGATCATGAAGGACGTCACCGGGCAGACGTTCTGGGGCACGCTCCTGGCGGCCTGCGCGGTCATCGCCATCGCGAGCGTGGTCCTGACCGTGCTCTACGGCCAGACCCGCATCCTCTTCGCGATGTCCCGCGACGGACTGGTGCCCAAGGTGTTCTCGCGGGTCCACCCGAAGACCGGCACGCCCCGCGCCAACACGCTCATCGTGTCCGTCTTCTGCGGTGTGCTCGCCGCCGCGATCCCGCTCGGCCAGCTCGCCGACGCCACCAGCATCGGCACGCTGTTCGCCTTCGCGCTGGTCAATGTCGCGGTCGTGGTGCTGCGCCGGACCCGTCCGTACATGACCCGCACCTTCCGGGTGCCGCTGTCGCCGGTGCTGCCCGCGCTCGGCTTCGCCTTCTGCGTGTGGATGATGGGCAGCCTCTCGGCCGTCACCTGGGTGGTCTTCGGGGTCTGGATGGCCGTCGGGCTCGTGTTCTACTTCCTGTATGGCCACCGGCGGTCCCGGCTGGCCGCCGCGGACCCCGCGGGCACCGAAGTCGTCACAGAGAAGTGA
- a CDS encoding ABC transporter substrate-binding protein, translating into MTVFPPRTAVLTGGLAVAAALALSACGAAPDDASTTANGKSAATATSAADFGGLDALVKAAKKEGTLHAIALPRDWANYGALIDGFHKKYGIKVEVENPDGTSQDEISAVTARKGQDRAPDVLDLGSSFALSAAQQGLLAPYKVASYAGIPAGQKDPQARWYNDYGGYISIGCDAKRVKTCPTTFADLLKPQYKGQVALNGNPTKSGSAFGGVYAAALANGGSFDDIQPGLDFFAKLKKNGNYTPVESTPATVEKGETPISIDWDYLNAGYADEFKSKGLDWKVAVPTDGVYAQFYSQAINKDAPHPAAARLWQEYLYSAEGQNLWLKGYARPALMAAMDKAGTLDKTAAAKLPEVSGTPSFPTEAQQSKAKTVIAQGWGKAVSG; encoded by the coding sequence GTGACAGTGTTCCCGCCGAGAACCGCCGTGCTCACCGGTGGCCTCGCCGTAGCGGCCGCACTCGCCCTCAGCGCCTGCGGCGCCGCCCCCGACGACGCGTCGACCACCGCGAACGGCAAGAGCGCGGCCACCGCGACCTCGGCCGCGGACTTCGGCGGCCTCGACGCCCTGGTCAAGGCCGCCAAGAAGGAGGGCACGCTGCACGCGATCGCCCTGCCCCGCGACTGGGCCAACTACGGCGCCCTGATCGACGGCTTCCACAAGAAGTACGGCATCAAGGTCGAGGTGGAGAACCCGGACGGGACCAGCCAGGACGAGATCAGCGCCGTCACCGCACGCAAGGGCCAGGACCGCGCGCCCGACGTCCTCGACCTCGGCAGCTCCTTCGCGCTCAGCGCCGCCCAGCAGGGACTGCTCGCCCCGTACAAGGTGGCCTCCTACGCCGGCATCCCGGCCGGCCAGAAGGACCCGCAGGCCCGCTGGTACAACGACTACGGCGGCTACATCTCCATAGGCTGCGACGCAAAGCGCGTGAAGACCTGTCCGACGACCTTCGCCGACCTGCTCAAGCCGCAGTACAAGGGCCAGGTCGCGCTCAACGGCAACCCCACCAAGTCGGGTTCGGCCTTCGGCGGCGTGTACGCGGCGGCGCTCGCGAACGGCGGCTCGTTCGACGACATCCAGCCCGGCCTCGACTTCTTCGCCAAGCTGAAGAAGAACGGCAACTACACGCCCGTGGAGTCGACCCCGGCCACCGTCGAGAAGGGCGAGACCCCGATCAGCATCGACTGGGACTACCTGAACGCCGGGTACGCCGACGAGTTCAAGTCCAAGGGCCTGGACTGGAAGGTCGCCGTGCCGACCGATGGCGTGTACGCCCAGTTCTACTCGCAGGCCATCAACAAGGACGCCCCGCACCCGGCGGCCGCCCGCCTGTGGCAGGAGTACCTCTACAGCGCCGAGGGCCAGAACCTCTGGCTCAAGGGCTACGCCCGCCCGGCCCTGATGGCCGCGATGGATAAGGCCGGCACCCTGGACAAGACCGCGGCGGCCAAGCTTCCCGAGGTCTCGGGCACTCCGTCCTTCCCGACCGAGGCCCAGCAGAGCAAGGCCAAGACGGTCATCGCGCAGGGCTGGGGGAAGGCCGTCTCCGGATGA
- a CDS encoding GuaB1 family IMP dehydrogenase-related protein, whose amino-acid sequence MRFLNDIQPAYDLTYDDVFMVPSRSSVGSRQDVDLASPDGTGTTIPLVVANMTAIAGRRMAETVARRGGLVVIPQDIPIDVVTEVISWVKGRHLVLDTPIVLAPHQTVADALALLPKRAHNAGVVVDEGHRPIGVVTDADLSGVDRFTQLEVVMSKDLLLLDAGIDPREAFNVLDTANRRYAPAVDEDGKLAGILTRKGALRATLYTPATDAHGRLRIAAAVGINGDAVGKAKQLLDAGVDTLVIDTAHGHQESMINTLRAVRALDPQVPLVAGNIVAAEGVRDLIEAGADIVKVGVGPGAMCTTRMMTGVGRPQFSAVLECAAEAKKFGKHVWADGGVRHPRDVAMALAAGASNVMIGSWFAGTYESPGDLQQDANGRLYKESFGMASARAVRNRTSEESAYDRARKGLFEEGISTSRMFLDPARPGVEDLIDSVIAGVRSSCTYAGAGSLEEFAERAVVGIQSAAGYAEGKPLHASWN is encoded by the coding sequence GTGCGTTTCCTCAACGACATCCAGCCTGCCTATGACCTGACCTACGACGACGTCTTCATGGTGCCGAGCCGCTCCTCCGTCGGCTCCCGCCAGGACGTGGACCTCGCCTCCCCGGACGGCACGGGCACGACCATCCCGCTCGTCGTCGCCAACATGACCGCCATCGCCGGCCGCCGCATGGCGGAGACGGTGGCCCGACGCGGCGGTCTGGTCGTCATACCGCAGGACATCCCGATCGACGTGGTCACCGAGGTCATCTCCTGGGTCAAGGGCCGCCATCTGGTGCTGGACACCCCGATCGTGCTGGCCCCGCACCAGACCGTCGCCGACGCCCTCGCGCTGCTGCCGAAGCGCGCGCACAACGCGGGTGTGGTCGTCGACGAGGGGCACCGGCCGATCGGCGTGGTCACGGACGCCGACCTCTCCGGCGTGGACCGCTTCACCCAGCTCGAAGTGGTCATGTCCAAGGACCTGCTGCTGCTCGACGCCGGCATCGACCCGCGCGAGGCCTTCAACGTCCTCGACACCGCCAACCGCCGCTACGCGCCCGCCGTCGACGAGGACGGCAAGCTCGCCGGCATCCTCACCCGCAAGGGCGCCCTGCGGGCCACGCTCTACACGCCTGCGACGGACGCGCACGGCAGGCTGCGCATCGCCGCCGCCGTCGGCATCAACGGCGACGCGGTGGGCAAGGCCAAGCAGCTGCTCGACGCGGGCGTCGACACGCTGGTCATCGACACCGCTCACGGCCACCAGGAGTCGATGATCAACACCCTGAGGGCGGTACGGGCGCTGGACCCGCAGGTTCCGCTCGTGGCGGGCAACATCGTCGCGGCCGAGGGCGTGCGTGACCTGATCGAGGCCGGAGCGGACATCGTCAAGGTCGGTGTGGGTCCCGGTGCCATGTGCACCACGCGCATGATGACCGGCGTCGGCCGCCCGCAGTTCTCGGCCGTCCTGGAGTGCGCCGCCGAGGCGAAGAAGTTCGGCAAGCACGTGTGGGCCGACGGCGGTGTCCGCCACCCCCGCGACGTCGCGATGGCGCTGGCGGCGGGCGCGTCCAACGTGATGATCGGCTCCTGGTTCGCGGGCACGTACGAGTCGCCCGGCGACCTCCAGCAGGACGCGAACGGCCGGCTGTACAAGGAGTCGTTCGGCATGGCCTCGGCGCGGGCGGTCCGCAACCGCACGTCGGAGGAGTCCGCGTACGACCGCGCCCGCAAGGGGCTGTTCGAGGAGGGCATCTCGACGTCCCGGATGTTCCTCGACCCGGCCCGCCCGGGCGTCGAGGACCTGATCGACTCGGTCATCGCGGGCGTCCGGTCGTCCTGCACCTACGCCGGTGCCGGTTCCCTGGAGGAGTTCGCGGAGCGGGCCGTCGTCGGCATTCAGAGCGCGGCGGGCTACGCGGAGGGCAAGCCGCTGCACGCCAGCTGGAACTGA
- a CDS encoding ABC transporter permease: MARLNLWRWAVLAGAGLYFLVPLAASVIFTVDVPDRGVTFDAYTQILSTAGFGSSLLLSLELGAATIALVLLLMVPAMVALRLGAPRLRPVVEMVCSLPLVVPPIAFVAGIATVLKWGPDHLSRTPLFQTFVAIQNPSFPFVLVLAYVVMALPFVYRALDAGLRAIDVRTLVEAARSCGASRPQALLHAVLPNLRGALLNASFLTLALVLGEFTVAQLLGFTPFAVWIYSVGGSQAQMSVAVSVLSLLVTWALLLSLAVFGGRSRTAAKG, encoded by the coding sequence ATGGCTCGCCTGAACCTGTGGCGCTGGGCCGTCCTGGCCGGCGCCGGCCTGTACTTCCTGGTCCCGCTCGCCGCGTCCGTGATCTTCACGGTGGACGTGCCCGACCGGGGCGTCACCTTCGACGCCTACACCCAGATCCTCTCCACCGCCGGCTTCGGCTCCAGCCTGCTGCTGTCACTGGAGCTGGGCGCCGCCACGATCGCCCTGGTCCTGCTGCTGATGGTGCCCGCGATGGTCGCGCTGCGGCTGGGTGCGCCCCGGCTGCGGCCCGTCGTCGAGATGGTGTGCTCGCTGCCGCTGGTCGTACCGCCGATCGCGTTCGTCGCGGGGATCGCCACGGTGCTCAAGTGGGGGCCCGACCACCTCTCGCGCACGCCGCTCTTCCAGACCTTCGTGGCGATCCAGAACCCGAGCTTTCCGTTCGTGCTCGTCCTCGCCTACGTCGTGATGGCGCTGCCCTTCGTGTACCGCGCCCTGGACGCGGGCCTGCGCGCCATCGACGTGCGCACCCTCGTCGAGGCGGCGCGCAGCTGCGGGGCGAGCCGGCCGCAGGCGCTGCTCCACGCCGTGCTGCCCAATCTGCGCGGCGCGCTGCTGAACGCTTCCTTCCTCACGCTGGCGCTGGTCCTCGGCGAGTTCACCGTCGCCCAACTGCTGGGCTTCACGCCGTTCGCCGTGTGGATCTACAGCGTCGGCGGCTCGCAGGCCCAGATGTCCGTCGCCGTCTCCGTGCTCAGCCTGCTCGTCACCTGGGCCCTCCTGCTCTCGCTCGCCGTCTTCGGCGGGCGCTCCCGTACCGCCGCCAAGGGATGA
- a CDS encoding Lrp/AsnC family transcriptional regulator, which yields MLNDLDERIVHALAEDARRSYADIGQLVGLSAPAVKRRVDRLRATGAITGFTVRVDPGALGWETEGFVEIYCRRNTSPETIQRGLERYQEVVAASTVTGEADAIAQVFASDMRHFERVLERIAGEPFVERTKSVLVLSPLLRRFSSGSPT from the coding sequence TTGCTGAACGATCTCGACGAACGCATCGTGCACGCCCTCGCCGAGGACGCCCGCCGCTCCTACGCGGACATCGGGCAACTGGTCGGCCTGTCCGCGCCCGCCGTGAAACGGCGCGTGGACCGGCTTCGCGCGACCGGCGCCATCACCGGGTTCACCGTCCGGGTGGACCCGGGGGCGCTCGGCTGGGAGACCGAGGGGTTCGTCGAGATCTACTGCCGGCGCAACACCTCGCCGGAGACCATCCAGCGAGGCCTGGAGCGCTACCAGGAGGTCGTGGCCGCCTCCACCGTCACGGGTGAGGCGGACGCGATCGCCCAGGTCTTCGCCTCCGACATGCGCCACTTCGAGCGCGTGCTGGAGCGCATCGCGGGCGAGCCGTTCGTCGAACGGACGAAGTCGGTCCTGGTCCTGTCCCCCCTGCTGCGCCGCTTCTCGTCGGGCTCGCCCACCTGA
- a CDS encoding barstar family protein: MTDDLGERFLVTLDLDGVADKAAFMERVVRALDLPYWFGRNWDALADSLTDDTVWPEPAVERGLLLVVRGWEEYASACPEEWETAREVFTEAADQMPGLSVALTLG; encoded by the coding sequence ATGACCGACGACCTGGGGGAACGGTTCCTGGTCACGCTGGATCTGGACGGTGTCGCCGACAAGGCGGCGTTCATGGAGCGGGTCGTGCGCGCCCTGGACCTGCCGTACTGGTTCGGCCGCAACTGGGACGCGCTCGCCGACTCGCTCACCGACGACACCGTCTGGCCCGAGCCGGCCGTCGAGCGGGGCCTGCTGCTCGTCGTACGCGGCTGGGAGGAGTACGCGAGCGCGTGCCCCGAGGAGTGGGAGACCGCCCGGGAGGTGTTCACCGAGGCGGCGGACCAGATGCCGGGCCTGTCCGTGGCGCTGACACTTGGATGA
- a CDS encoding ABC transporter permease: MTAVLTEAEVATAAAPRQRRRRASGALAVLPLLAFTAIAFGIPALAMLNGAFTVKDQTTGATSYSTTNLTASLHGAYLTALVGSVELSAVSAAIGTVLGLLFAQAVVTSRFRVLREAVLTASGVLANFGGVPLAFAFVATLGNSGVLTRRLGLTDKGWSLYSFWGLVIVYLYFLIPLMVLTITPALDGLRVQWREAAQNNGATTVQYWRHVALPVLLPSLLGGFVLLFGSAFAAYATAAAMVGSAVPLVTLQIADAISGNVLVGQENVALALSLDMVLVAGLVMAVYLPLQRRSTRWLA, encoded by the coding sequence ATGACCGCCGTCCTCACCGAGGCGGAGGTCGCGACCGCCGCTGCCCCTCGGCAGCGGCGGCGCCGCGCCTCCGGCGCGCTCGCCGTGCTCCCGCTGCTCGCCTTCACGGCGATCGCCTTCGGGATCCCCGCCCTCGCCATGCTGAACGGCGCCTTCACCGTCAAGGACCAGACGACCGGCGCCACCTCGTACAGCACGACCAACCTCACCGCCTCGCTGCACGGCGCCTACCTCACGGCCCTGGTCGGCAGCGTCGAGCTCTCCGCCGTCTCCGCCGCCATCGGCACCGTACTCGGGCTGCTGTTCGCCCAGGCCGTGGTGACCTCCCGCTTCCGTGTGCTGCGCGAGGCCGTGCTCACCGCGTCCGGGGTCCTCGCCAACTTCGGCGGCGTTCCGCTCGCGTTCGCCTTCGTCGCCACGCTCGGCAACTCCGGCGTGCTCACCCGCCGCCTGGGTCTGACCGACAAGGGCTGGAGTCTCTACAGCTTCTGGGGTCTGGTGATCGTCTATCTGTACTTCCTGATCCCGCTGATGGTCCTCACCATCACACCGGCTCTCGACGGACTGCGCGTCCAGTGGCGCGAGGCGGCGCAGAACAACGGCGCCACCACCGTCCAGTACTGGCGCCATGTCGCGCTGCCCGTCCTGCTGCCCTCACTGCTCGGCGGATTCGTGCTGCTCTTCGGCAGCGCCTTCGCCGCGTACGCCACGGCCGCGGCCATGGTGGGCAGCGCCGTCCCACTGGTCACCCTGCAGATCGCCGACGCCATCTCCGGCAACGTCCTGGTCGGCCAGGAGAACGTGGCGCTCGCCCTCAGCCTCGACATGGTCCTTGTCGCGGGCCTGGTCATGGCGGTGTACCTGCCCCTGCAACGACGGAGTACGCGATGGCTCGCCTGA
- the rpe gene encoding ribulose-phosphate 3-epimerase, translating to MAVQINPSILSADFARLAEEAKSVEGADWLHVDVMDNHFVPNLTLGVPVVESLARSTDTPLDCHLMIEDADRWAPQYVEAGASSVTFHVEAAAAPVRLAREIRAKGARASMALKPATPIEPYEDLLPELDMLLIMTVEPGFGGQAFLDIMLPKIRRTRELISKHGLELWLQVDGGVSASTIEQCAEAGADVFVAGSAVYGAADPAAAVRALRTQAERATARASWACDE from the coding sequence ATGGCCGTGCAGATCAACCCCAGCATCCTGTCCGCCGACTTCGCCCGCCTGGCCGAGGAGGCGAAGTCCGTGGAGGGCGCCGACTGGCTCCACGTGGACGTGATGGACAACCACTTCGTCCCCAACCTCACGCTCGGCGTGCCGGTCGTGGAGTCCCTGGCCCGCTCGACGGACACCCCCCTGGACTGCCATCTGATGATCGAGGACGCCGATCGGTGGGCACCCCAGTACGTCGAAGCGGGTGCCTCGTCCGTCACCTTCCACGTCGAGGCGGCGGCGGCGCCGGTGCGGCTCGCCCGCGAGATCCGCGCCAAGGGCGCCCGGGCGTCCATGGCCCTCAAGCCCGCGACGCCCATCGAGCCGTACGAGGACCTGCTGCCCGAGCTGGACATGCTGCTGATCATGACGGTCGAGCCCGGCTTCGGCGGCCAGGCCTTCCTGGACATCATGCTGCCCAAGATCCGCCGCACCCGGGAGCTGATCAGCAAGCACGGCCTGGAACTGTGGCTGCAGGTCGACGGCGGCGTCTCGGCCTCCACCATCGAACAGTGCGCGGAGGCGGGAGCAGACGTCTTCGTGGCCGGCTCGGCGGTGTACGGGGCGGCCGACCCGGCCGCCGCGGTACGTGCATTGCGCACCCAGGCGGAGCGGGCGACGGCCCGGGCCTCCTGGGCGTGCGACGAGTGA
- a CDS encoding ribonuclease domain-containing protein yields the protein MLPRSVPRLLAGLLVCLAALLAGCSATDTGTRAPAPSWAGHMATVQENRLPAEARHTLALIDEGGPYPYAQDGTVFGNFERRLPAHPRGYYHEYTVPTPGAHDRGARRIVTGQGGETYYTDDHYDTFRAVLR from the coding sequence ATGCTGCCGCGGTCCGTCCCCCGCCTGCTCGCGGGGCTCCTCGTCTGTCTGGCCGCCCTGCTCGCGGGGTGCTCGGCCACGGACACCGGCACCCGCGCGCCCGCCCCGTCGTGGGCCGGGCACATGGCCACGGTCCAGGAGAACCGGCTCCCCGCCGAGGCCCGGCACACCCTCGCCCTCATCGACGAGGGCGGCCCCTACCCCTACGCGCAGGACGGCACCGTCTTCGGCAACTTCGAGCGCCGGCTCCCCGCGCACCCGCGCGGCTACTACCACGAGTACACGGTGCCGACCCCCGGCGCGCACGACCGCGGAGCCCGGCGCATCGTCACCGGGCAGGGCGGGGAGACCTACTACACCGACGACCACTACGACACGTTCCGGGCGGTACTGAGATGA
- a CDS encoding sugar-binding transcriptional regulator, protein MNSSEEMAVSGMSAGRSAMRMGPAELVQAAAMARRFYLEGKSKIQIAEEFGVSRFKVARVLETALERDLVRIEIRVPAELDAERSDALRARYGLRHAVVVESPAEVEESPDPENLGEVAADLLGELVTEGDVLGLAWGRSTIHMAAALDRLPPCTVVQLTGVYDAGTSERGSVEAVRRAAQVSGGDAHPIYAPMLLPDAATAAALRNQTGIARAFEYFDKVTVACVSIGSWEPGISTVHDMLTEEERAHYASLGVAAEMAAHLFDAEGRRVGRDLGERCITVKADQLRRIPEVVAIAGGQRKASAIDAVLRSGLVTSLVTDTAAADYLMTAGPTPTPALHRADPDGP, encoded by the coding sequence GTGAACAGCAGTGAGGAGATGGCCGTGTCGGGTATGTCGGCGGGCCGGTCAGCCATGCGGATGGGACCCGCTGAGCTGGTGCAGGCGGCGGCCATGGCCCGTCGCTTCTATCTCGAGGGCAAGTCCAAGATCCAGATCGCGGAGGAGTTCGGCGTCAGCCGCTTCAAAGTGGCCCGGGTCCTGGAGACCGCCCTCGAACGGGATCTCGTGCGCATCGAGATCCGTGTTCCGGCCGAGCTGGACGCCGAGCGCTCCGACGCGCTGCGCGCCCGCTACGGCCTCAGGCACGCCGTGGTGGTCGAGTCCCCGGCCGAGGTGGAGGAGTCGCCCGACCCCGAGAACCTCGGCGAGGTGGCCGCCGACCTGCTCGGCGAGCTGGTCACCGAGGGCGATGTGCTGGGCCTGGCCTGGGGCCGCTCCACCATCCACATGGCGGCGGCCCTCGACCGGCTGCCCCCGTGCACGGTGGTGCAGCTGACGGGCGTGTACGACGCCGGGACCTCCGAGCGCGGCTCGGTGGAGGCCGTGCGCCGTGCCGCGCAGGTCTCGGGCGGTGACGCGCACCCGATCTACGCGCCGATGCTGCTCCCGGACGCCGCGACCGCGGCGGCCCTGCGCAACCAGACGGGGATCGCCCGCGCCTTCGAGTACTTCGACAAGGTGACGGTCGCCTGTGTCTCCATCGGCTCCTGGGAGCCCGGTATCTCCACGGTGCACGACATGCTCACCGAGGAGGAGCGCGCCCACTACGCATCCCTGGGCGTCGCCGCCGAGATGGCCGCGCACCTCTTCGACGCCGAGGGCCGCCGGGTCGGACGGGACCTGGGGGAGCGCTGCATCACCGTCAAGGCGGACCAGCTCCGGCGTATCCCGGAGGTGGTCGCGATCGCGGGCGGGCAGCGCAAGGCGTCCGCGATCGACGCGGTGCTGCGCTCCGGGCTCGTCACCAGCCTCGTGACGGACACGGCCGCGGCGGACTACCTGATGACGGCGGGCCCGACGCCGACGCCCGCGTTGCACCGGGCGGACCCGGACGGGCCCTGA